The Paeniglutamicibacter cryotolerans DNA segment CAACAAGGAAGAAGTCGTCGTCAAAAGAATGCAGTAGTTCGAATCCGAGCGCTTCCCAGTCTTCAAGGAGGTGTTGTAGGGTCGGCAGCGCGACTGTGCTTCGTTCATCGTCGCTCGCCTCGTACCATGACTCGCGGCAGGCCATGAGGACCATTACACGGTGGGGCGGCTCGGCGGTTGGTTTCACGAACATCGTGGAAGCACTCCTGGGGAAGTAAGATTAGTGGCTAGCGAGGATTATAGGGAGCTGGCTCATTCGAGCCAATATCCCGCTTTTGTGACGCTCGTTACTTTAGTATACTTAAACTTTCTTAAATAGCACTACATTTTTAGTGACCTGTAATCGTTGAGGACGAATCATGAGCTTTCCGTTGCGCGTACGACGGCTCCGACAGGCTAAGGGGCTGAAGGCGAAGGAGCTCGCTGGTTCAGCAGGCATTTCGGCTTCCATGCTCAGCCAGGTTGAACGTGGGCTTGTTGATCCAAGCCTCGAAACACTGCGCCAGATTGCTCAGGTGCTGGATGTGCCGCTGTTCGAACTATTCGTTCCCGAGGTCGACCGTGAGCAGATGCACGTCATGCGTGTGGGTGACGAAATGACGATCACGACGCGCTCCGGCGACATGAAATATCGTCGCAAGTCGACAGTCGGCATGCAGCTCGAGGTGCTTGCGGGAGAACTGTTGCCAGGTGGCGTCTCGCGCGAGACCGTGTGGAGCCATGAAGCAGAGGAATGCATTGTGGTAACCCGTGGTCGGCTCGTGATCGAGACTGACCGCGAGCGTCTCGAGCTCGCCAAGGGCGACAGTTGCCACTTCAATTCTCGAATTCCTCATCGCTTCGTAAATGACACGAAGGAAGGCGTCGAATTTATCGTCTCAGTAACCCCTCCGAGCCATTGACATGAAGCATGCATAAAAAGAGATGTACCGCGCTTCGATGATCGTTTGTGCAGGGTAAATAAT contains these protein-coding regions:
- a CDS encoding helix-turn-helix domain-containing protein: MSFPLRVRRLRQAKGLKAKELAGSAGISASMLSQVERGLVDPSLETLRQIAQVLDVPLFELFVPEVDREQMHVMRVGDEMTITTRSGDMKYRRKSTVGMQLEVLAGELLPGGVSRETVWSHEAEECIVVTRGRLVIETDRERLELAKGDSCHFNSRIPHRFVNDTKEGVEFIVSVTPPSH